One Glutamicibacter mishrai genomic window carries:
- a CDS encoding DUF664 domain-containing protein, whose protein sequence is MADFPIWEPPIFASEQEHLFAMLDRLRATFRYKADGLNLEQLKARLPSSELSMGGLLQHLSTVEDEKFSYFIARERPEVLLEFLEQDKNPFIVQDDEDPRALYERYDKAVAKSRLIQQQIIDDGTLDTASGLGFEGQQPSVRRIICDLIEEYGRHTGHSDLIREAIDGRVGEDPPQDFLPMWFKG, encoded by the coding sequence ATGGCAGACTTTCCCATCTGGGAACCACCAATCTTCGCCAGCGAGCAGGAACATCTGTTCGCCATGCTTGATCGCCTTCGAGCCACTTTCCGCTACAAAGCCGATGGTTTGAACCTGGAGCAGCTCAAAGCCCGGCTGCCCAGCAGCGAGCTGAGCATGGGCGGATTGCTGCAGCATCTGTCGACCGTGGAAGACGAGAAATTCAGCTATTTCATTGCGCGCGAGCGCCCAGAGGTTTTGCTCGAATTCCTGGAGCAGGACAAGAATCCTTTTATCGTCCAAGACGATGAAGACCCTCGGGCACTGTATGAACGCTACGACAAGGCGGTAGCAAAGAGCCGGCTGATCCAGCAGCAGATTATTGACGATGGCACGCTGGATACTGCCTCGGGGCTGGGATTCGAGGGGCAACAACCCTCGGTGCGCAGGATTATCTGCGACCTGATTGAAGAGTATGGACGGCATACCGGCCATTCGGATCTGATCCGAGAAGCGATCGATGGGCGCGTTGGCGAAGATCCCCCGCAGGACTTCCTCCCAATGTGGTTCAAGGGCTAA